ctctagggggcgctggctcccatctggccgcagggcggggactggctggctcagggtggcagggaatggggcccggggcctgtcccctctagggggcgctggctggcTTCACTAGCCCCTAATGTCATCACAGGATCCTACAAGCCAACTGCTGCCTCAATGTAAACCCGACGGCTCCCCCTTCACCCATGCTGGCCTCTGAGAGGTCCCgatgccaggctggagcccccacaCCGTACTATAAGTTTGGGGCCTCTcgtgcgcccagctctggggcagagcGCTGCAGGCAGTGCCAACTATAACACTGGCCGGACGATGATGGCTGAGGGCAGCAGGGCGATCTCCGGCCCTTTCGGGGGAGATGTAGGTGCTATGATCCTGCCCCCTccgcagagcatgctgggaaaccggCTCTACTCACCCGCTTGGCGTGACTTGGACCTTCAGTCGCGCGTCCGGCTGCGCCCtgccgctccccgccccctccggcgcCCTCCGCAGCGGGCTTTGGCAGCTGTATCCGTCCGGCTCGCAAGGCcactgctcctcctccagccgggTCACCTCGTCCTCCAGCTCGGGGAGCAGCGTGTGGGCCGACTTCCGACGGTTCCTGGAGGccccgggccgggcgggcggctccGACCTCGGGCCCCGGCTCAGGGTGAACGTCAGCGGCTGCGGCTTGAGCTTGCTGATGCTGCCGATGGAGCTGAGGATCAGGGTGGCCTTGGGGCGGGAGGGGCGGGAGGGCCCCACGGGCCGGGCTAGCGGCCGGATGCGATGGTTGCCGCCGGGCAGCACGGGTTTGAAGCCGCAGGGGAGCGGCCAGGGGGCCTTGGGGGCCGTGATGGCGGCGAAATCCTGGGGCTGCACCCGCACCTTCTGGAAGAGGAAGCAGAACTCCGAGTCGCCAGGCGGGGGCGCCAGGGCACAGCCCTCGGGCACAGGGTCCGGGTGGCCGAAGGTGACCAGGTCTCCGTCGCTCAGCTCCAGGCGCTGGCCCCGGGGCACCCGCACAGCGTTGACGTAGGTGCCTGGCAGAGATGGGAAGGAGAGAGCGGGGTGAAGGGGGAGGCCAGGGGCACACGTGGGGGTGGGCTAATGGCCACAGGGGAGCGAGTCCTGCTCATGGGAACCAccgagttcggggggggggggggacacacggagCTTTGGGTCAGGGAATTCCCAGGGGGGGTTATTTTAACTAAATAAATAGAGGTAGAAATGGATGGAGAGATGATAGATATTGGGGGAGAGAGATTAGAGAGATGGGGgtatatggggatggatagacagacagacagacgtgtATGGGGCCAGACGGACAgataggtgtgtgtggggatagacagacggacggacgtgtacggggacagacggacggacagctgtgtgtggggatggacagacagacggacgtgTATGGGGCCAGACAGACGgataggtgtgtgtggggatagacagacggacggacgtgtatggggacagacggacggacaggtgtgtgtggggatggacagacagacagacgtgtATGGGGCCAAACGGACAGATAGCTGTGtttggggatggacagacagacagacggacgtgTATGGGGCCAGACGGACGgataggtgtgtgtggggatggagacagacagacagacggacgtgtacggggacagacggacggacaggtgtgtgtggggatagacAGACGGACGGATGTGTACGGGGACAGACGCACGGATacgtgtgtatggggatggatagacagacgGACGTGTAtggggacagacggacggacaggtgtgtgtggggatggacagacagacagatggacgtGTAcggggacagacggacggacaggtgtgtgtggggatggacagacagatggacgtGTAcggggacagacggacggacaggtgtgtgtggggatggacagacagacagacggacgtgTATAGGGATGGCGAGAGACAGGCAGATGTGTATGGGATGGACGTactgatagacagacagacagaggagtctggggggtgagggatagACAGACGGTTACCtcacaccagtggttctcaacctattcaTCATTGTGGTccacatatgcagcccacaatgttacctgggccacaggctgagaaccacaacaccccccccccacccccgaccctatgcccagtgcctcccgcccagaGACTGCTCCACAgcgtggggccaggagtggagcccggggcggggggccgggTGGCAGGGACCCCAGATgctgctgtgtggggctgggcggCAGCCCCAACACTGACCCCAGACTCTGTAGGGCCCCACGGAGCCAGCTGGTGACCCCAATGCACCGCGCCGGACAGCCAGGACCCAGCACGGCCCGGCAGCCATTAGCACACAGCTGTATTGCAGCCCGCGAGCCCAGAACCGCTGCCTTGGACAGCGGGGTGTGTACAGGAGAACGCAGAGAGGGAGGGCGGATTGGTTGTGTGTGTGGTAACTTATCCTCTGGGATCTTGTCAGTCgccactgacatgcagccacctctggggtggggcgtgttTAGTGGccacccagggaccctgcactGGGATGACTGGCCTGgggctgaaatgcagctgcctctggggtgaggACCCGGGAGAGTCTTTAAACAGGAAGTGAAAAGGGAATCGTCTCCGATGCGAAGTGCAAAGGAAGGAATTAACTGAGCGGGGATCCAGAACCATGGTGTTGAGACATTGGAGCCAGCGCTGACTGCcagggcagagcaccccctgctgagctcccgccccgccccccccagcacagcgccccccagcccTCACCGTGGGTGCTGCAGTCCACCAGGCAGACCCGCCACTCCCCGGCGGTGCTGTGTGGGTCCCTCTCGGCGTGGATCTCGGCGTGGATGCGGGACACCAGCCCCGGGTTGCGCTCCGACAACAGGGGGACGTCGCAGACCTCGGCCCGGCGCCCCAGCCGGTAGGTGCAGTGCGGCCCGGCTGGCCGGAAGGTGTGCAGGTCCCGGTTCGGGTCATCCCCCGGGCAGGCTGGGCCCATGCGCAGCAGCtggaagcagggcagggcctcagacgGCATGgccggctccccctccccagcattggggagggggtgctgggagtcaggactcctgggttctatcccagcgctgggaggggagtggagtctagtgggttagagcgggggggctgagagccaggacgcctgggttctattcttctCTGAACAGTTTACTGGCTGAGACCGGAGCAACTCATGGTAGCAGTGGCTGGAAATTTatccagctcctgccccagcctctcctgCCCTGtgcgtgtgttgggggggggggaattaattCCCTCCCATTCCCTCCCTCGTTAAGTAGCTGACGACACAGCAGCTCACGGCATCGTCTCCTCCCCCTGGCTGCTGCTAAAGTGCACTGGCtccctgcagggggtggggggaccctgCTACCGCCCCCCCGGGGGCTCAGGGGAACCAAAGCATGGGGGCCATGGAGGCTGAGATAGAGGGAGAGGGACGGGTtggacccctcccccttccccagctctggatcC
The sequence above is a segment of the Mauremys mutica isolate MM-2020 ecotype Southern chromosome 12, ASM2049712v1, whole genome shotgun sequence genome. Coding sequences within it:
- the LOC123345587 gene encoding transcription factor 19-like, yielding MPSEALPCFQLLRMGPACPGDDPNRDLHTFRPAGPHCTYRLGRRAEVCDVPLLSERNPGLVSRIHAEIHAERDPHSTAGEWRVCLVDCSTHGTYVNAVRVPRGQRLELSDGDLVTFGHPDPVPEGCALAPPPGDSEFCFLFQKVRVQPQDFAAITAPKAPWPLPCGFKPVLPGGNHRIRPLARPVGPSRPSRPKATLILSSIGSISKLKPQPLTFTLSRGPRSEPPARPGASRNRRKSAHTLLPELEDEVTRLEEEQWPCEPDGYSCQSPLRRAPEGAGSGRAQPDARLKVQVTPSGKRRGRPRKHPLRDTCQVFSQTLLAAEPCAAPRCRLPQDETVQWVQCDGCDAWFHVACVGCSYSAVQEADFRCGGCRT